In a single window of the Bacillus mycoides genome:
- a CDS encoding Hsp20/alpha crystallin family protein translates to MGKKKKDCLFHVDGFEEWMDQFCSDSYSNFSFPNQIHIDLCETEQEYILETDVLNVTEQDVLIKKMETGLNICILHKNNSLQRIIPLPANIIYKKMLACLENGYLAIHISKNEVANTHEEKVFFRIND, encoded by the coding sequence ATGGGCAAGAAAAAGAAGGATTGTCTTTTTCATGTTGATGGTTTCGAAGAATGGATGGATCAATTTTGTTCCGATTCTTATAGTAACTTTAGTTTTCCAAATCAAATTCATATTGACCTTTGTGAAACAGAACAAGAATACATTTTGGAAACAGATGTACTAAATGTAACTGAACAAGATGTACTCATTAAAAAGATGGAGACAGGCCTAAACATTTGCATACTTCATAAAAATAATTCTTTACAGCGGATAATTCCTTTACCTGCTAATATTATTTATAAGAAGATGCTAGCCTGCTTAGAGAATGGATATTTAGCCATTCATATTTCCAAAAATGAAGTTGCCAACACGCATGAAGAGAAAGTCTTTTTTCGAATTAACGATTAA
- a CDS encoding small acid-soluble spore protein P, whose protein sequence is MGKNKNQSNRQNEKKGQSSGQPEPLSGSHKVKNRNHSRQKNHAHHDM, encoded by the coding sequence ATGGGTAAAAACAAGAATCAATCTAATCGTCAAAACGAGAAAAAAGGGCAATCTTCTGGACAGCCCGAGCCTTTAAGTGGATCTCATAAAGTTAAAAACCGTAATCATTCACGTCAAAAAAATCATGCACATCATGATATGTAA
- the pdaB gene encoding polysaccharide deacetylase family sporulation protein PdaB, with amino-acid sequence MLKRKIILSIFSLICAVHIFQVDKVEAKMLLRKELEPTGYVTWEVPNNEKIIAITFDDGPDPTYTPQVLELLRQYKAEATFFMIGFRVQRNPYLVKQVLKEGHEIGNHTMNHLYASNSSDEKLEHDILNGKKYFEKWVKEPLLFRPPGGYINDAVFTTAKKAGYQIVLWSWHQDPRDWANPGTESIVNHVVKNAKSGDIVLLHDGGSDRSQTVAALAKILPELKKQGYRFVTVSELLRYKH; translated from the coding sequence ATGCTGAAACGAAAAATTATTCTATCAATTTTTTCTTTAATTTGTGCAGTACATATATTTCAAGTGGACAAAGTGGAAGCTAAAATGTTGTTAAGAAAAGAGCTAGAGCCAACTGGCTATGTAACATGGGAAGTGCCAAATAATGAAAAAATTATCGCAATTACATTTGATGATGGACCGGACCCAACTTATACACCGCAAGTATTAGAGTTATTACGTCAATATAAAGCGGAAGCGACTTTTTTTATGATTGGCTTTCGAGTTCAGCGTAATCCGTACTTAGTAAAGCAAGTGTTGAAAGAAGGGCATGAAATCGGAAATCATACGATGAATCATTTGTATGCGAGTAATTCATCAGATGAAAAATTAGAACATGATATTTTAAATGGAAAGAAATATTTTGAAAAATGGGTGAAAGAACCTTTATTGTTCCGTCCGCCAGGTGGATATATTAATGATGCTGTATTTACTACGGCAAAAAAAGCTGGGTATCAAATTGTTCTATGGTCATGGCATCAAGACCCTCGTGATTGGGCGAATCCGGGTACAGAATCCATAGTAAATCATGTTGTGAAAAATGCTAAAAGTGGAGATATTGTACTGTTGCACGATGGAGGAAGTGATCGTAGTCAAACAGTGGCGGCATTAGCAAAAATTTTACCTGAACTGAAAAAGCAGGGTTATCGATTTGTAACAGTTTCGGAGTTGTTACGTTATAAACATTAG
- the sspO gene encoding small acid-soluble spore protein O has protein sequence MGKRKANHIISGMNAASAQGQGTGYNEEFANEPLTPAERQNNKKRKKNQ, from the coding sequence ATGGGTAAAAGAAAAGCCAATCATATTATTTCAGGAATGAATGCTGCATCCGCCCAAGGGCAAGGAACTGGCTATAATGAAGAGTTCGCAAATGAACCTTTAACTCCGGCAGAGCGACAAAATAATAAGAAACGAAAAAAGAATCAGTAA
- the acnA gene encoding aconitate hydratase AcnA — translation MVKHNPFQSRATFELDGKTYHYYQLKALENAGVGNVSQLPYSVKVLLESVLRQVDGRVITEEHVTNLAKWGTKDVQDIDVPFKPSRVILQDFTGVPAVVDLASLRKAMADMGGDPDKINPEITVDLVIDHSVQVDRAGTADSLAFNMDLEFKRNEERYKFLSWAQKSFDNYRAVPPATGIVHQVNLEYLAPVVHAVKNAEGDLVAYPDSLVGTDSHTTMINGIGVLGWGVGGIEAEAGMLGQPSYFPVPEVIGVKLTGTLPSGTTATDVALKVTQVLRQKGVVGKFVEFFGNGLKSMPLADRATISNMAPEYGATCGFFPIDDISLEYLRLTGRDEEQIRVVEEYCKANGLFYTADSKDPIYTDLVEIDLNTIESNLSGPKRPQDLIPLSNMKEEFHKAVVAPVGTQGLGFNEQEFDKEVKVTLKDQEVTMKTGGIAIAAITSCTNTSNPYVLIGAGLVAKKAIEKGLKVPGYVKTSLAPGSKVVTEYLDKSGLTTYLDQLGFQTVGYGCTTCIGNSGPLAEELEEAIAANDLLVTSVLSGNRNFEGRIHPLVKANYLASPPLVVAYALAGTVDIDLKNDEIGKDVNGNAVYFNDIWPSAKEIEDVVQSVVTSELFKKEYAQVFNSNERWNEIQTSNEALYTWDNDSTYIQNPPFFEGLSKEPGEVETLSGLRIVGKFGDSVTTDHISPAGSIGKHTPAGRYLLENGVQPVDFNSYGSRRGNHEVMMRGTFANIRIKNQIAPGTEGGYTTYWPTGEVTSIYDAAMKYKEDGTGLLVVAGKDYGMGSSRDWAAKGTNLLGIKAVIAESFERIHRSNLVLMGVLPLQFKDGDSAETLGLVGDESFEIQIDKTVRPRDLVKVVAIDAEGKEKQFEVVARFDSEVEIDYYRHGGILQMVLRSKIEESKVSN, via the coding sequence ATGGTCAAACATAATCCATTTCAATCACGTGCAACTTTTGAACTAGATGGAAAGACGTATCATTATTATCAATTGAAAGCGCTTGAAAACGCAGGGGTTGGCAACGTATCTCAATTACCATATTCCGTGAAAGTTTTACTTGAATCTGTACTTCGTCAAGTAGACGGACGCGTAATTACAGAAGAACATGTTACAAATTTAGCGAAATGGGGAACGAAAGATGTTCAAGATATCGATGTTCCGTTTAAACCATCTCGCGTAATCTTACAAGACTTCACAGGTGTTCCAGCTGTTGTAGATTTGGCTTCGCTTCGTAAAGCAATGGCAGATATGGGCGGAGATCCTGATAAAATTAATCCAGAAATTACTGTAGACCTTGTAATTGACCACTCTGTACAGGTTGATAGAGCGGGTACAGCGGACTCGCTTGCATTCAACATGGACTTAGAGTTTAAACGTAATGAAGAACGTTATAAATTTTTAAGCTGGGCACAGAAATCATTTGATAACTACCGTGCAGTTCCACCAGCAACAGGTATTGTACACCAAGTAAATCTTGAATATTTAGCACCGGTTGTTCATGCGGTGAAAAATGCTGAAGGTGACTTAGTTGCATACCCAGATTCATTAGTTGGAACTGACTCACATACAACAATGATTAATGGTATTGGTGTTCTTGGATGGGGCGTTGGTGGTATTGAAGCAGAAGCAGGAATGCTTGGACAGCCTTCATATTTCCCAGTACCTGAAGTAATCGGTGTGAAATTAACTGGTACACTTCCAAGTGGTACAACAGCAACTGACGTTGCATTAAAAGTAACACAAGTGTTACGTCAAAAAGGTGTAGTTGGTAAATTTGTTGAGTTCTTCGGTAATGGACTAAAGAGCATGCCTTTAGCTGACCGTGCAACAATTTCAAATATGGCACCAGAATACGGTGCAACTTGTGGATTCTTCCCAATCGACGATATTTCATTAGAATACTTACGTTTAACAGGTAGAGATGAAGAGCAAATTCGCGTTGTTGAAGAATATTGTAAAGCAAATGGCTTATTCTATACAGCAGACAGTAAAGATCCAATTTATACTGATCTTGTTGAAATTGATTTAAATACAATCGAATCTAATCTTTCTGGACCGAAACGTCCGCAAGATTTAATCCCACTTTCAAATATGAAAGAGGAGTTCCATAAAGCTGTTGTAGCACCAGTTGGAACACAAGGGCTTGGATTCAATGAGCAAGAGTTTGATAAAGAAGTGAAAGTTACATTGAAAGATCAAGAAGTAACGATGAAAACAGGTGGAATTGCAATCGCTGCAATTACAAGCTGTACAAATACGTCAAATCCGTACGTGTTAATTGGAGCAGGGTTAGTTGCGAAGAAAGCAATTGAAAAAGGACTTAAAGTACCTGGTTACGTAAAAACATCGTTAGCACCAGGATCTAAAGTTGTTACAGAGTACTTAGATAAGTCTGGTTTAACAACGTATTTAGATCAATTAGGTTTCCAAACAGTTGGTTACGGCTGTACGACTTGTATCGGTAACTCTGGTCCATTAGCAGAGGAATTAGAAGAAGCAATCGCAGCAAATGATTTATTAGTAACATCTGTTTTATCTGGTAACCGTAACTTTGAAGGTCGTATTCACCCACTTGTAAAGGCAAACTACTTAGCATCACCACCACTTGTTGTGGCATATGCACTTGCAGGTACTGTTGATATTGACCTGAAAAATGATGAAATCGGTAAAGATGTAAATGGTAATGCTGTTTACTTTAATGATATTTGGCCATCAGCTAAAGAAATTGAAGATGTAGTTCAAAGTGTTGTTACATCTGAATTGTTCAAAAAAGAATATGCACAAGTATTTAACAGCAATGAGCGCTGGAATGAAATCCAAACTTCAAATGAAGCTTTATATACTTGGGATAATGATTCAACATACATTCAAAACCCACCGTTCTTCGAAGGATTATCTAAAGAGCCAGGTGAAGTTGAAACGTTATCAGGTTTACGCATAGTTGGTAAATTTGGTGATTCTGTAACGACAGACCACATTTCACCAGCAGGTTCAATTGGTAAGCACACGCCAGCTGGACGTTATTTACTAGAAAACGGCGTACAACCAGTCGACTTTAACTCTTACGGTTCTCGTCGTGGTAACCATGAAGTTATGATGCGTGGTACATTTGCAAACATCCGTATTAAAAACCAAATCGCACCAGGAACAGAAGGCGGATATACAACATATTGGCCAACTGGTGAAGTAACATCTATCTATGATGCTGCGATGAAATATAAAGAAGATGGCACAGGCCTTCTAGTTGTTGCTGGTAAAGACTACGGTATGGGAAGTTCTCGTGACTGGGCTGCGAAAGGTACAAACTTATTAGGTATTAAAGCAGTAATCGCAGAAAGCTTCGAGCGTATTCACCGCAGTAACTTAGTATTAATGGGCGTATTACCATTACAATTTAAAGATGGCGACAGTGCTGAAACATTAGGTCTTGTTGGTGACGAGTCATTTGAAATTCAAATTGACAAAACGGTTAGACCACGCGATCTTGTAAAAGTAGTTGCAATCGATGCAGAAGGAAAAGAGAAGCAATTTGAAGTAGTAGCTCGTTTCGATAGTGAAGTTGAAATTGACTACTACCGTCACGGTGGTATCTTGCAAATGGTTCTTCGTTCGAAAATCGAAGAGTCTAAAGTGTCAAACTAA
- a CDS encoding ABC transporter ATP-binding protein, producing MKPFGFIPFLLLCKIGGMTMNEYRRIMLPLLQEKLLLISAICSGIVAAILNLSRPLFMGLIVDNIIQRELKGTYVYIALFAGSRFLMWVNNLLFDYVSSKVSQRILREKRIDVLRHFFLLPFEESEKVKQGELETLVVSNIPNWVRLYGSILIEYIHAIAQFIGAFIALQHIDVQFIWWITPFLFLSAIVPMLMGGKVRNIASIAQKNQSSVVEMMSQFVKGIQDLRSLQKEKWAIHLFKGVTAQSYKTEVRKTMIQHCIGIVGTVIETGAYIVVLIIGAKKIIKGDMEAGSLVAVLATIEMLFFPVRYASDLLMMTQVAIASANRVFCFLNIGAEYRNVERAMGMRLTNVSFQENVEERCRIKNIHLQINPGELVIIVGESGAGKTTLLKLITGVYKPSNGSIVYYGNGARMTTVWQEPRFFRTTIKENMYFGEEYLENQLAKNIELVNVKPIIRDLPEGIQTVLHKSGEEFSGGERKRLALLRAIVSNPNLIILDEPTAGLDPSNQEVVWNMLKGLGGNVTRIVTTHDVENAMIADRVVVMNNGSIVECGDPRELLNCKSLFKEMLIKR from the coding sequence ATGAAACCATTTGGTTTCATCCCTTTCCTTTTATTATGCAAAATTGGGGGAATGACAATGAATGAGTATAGAAGAATAATGTTGCCGCTGTTGCAAGAAAAGCTATTGCTAATTAGTGCGATTTGTAGCGGAATAGTAGCTGCCATTTTAAATTTATCCCGTCCGCTATTTATGGGGCTAATTGTAGATAACATTATTCAGCGGGAGTTAAAAGGTACGTATGTATATATTGCTTTGTTTGCAGGGAGTCGATTTTTGATGTGGGTGAACAATCTGTTATTTGATTATGTAAGCTCAAAAGTAAGTCAGCGAATATTACGAGAGAAGCGTATAGATGTATTACGTCATTTTTTCTTATTACCGTTTGAAGAAAGTGAGAAGGTAAAACAAGGGGAGTTAGAAACATTAGTCGTTTCTAATATTCCGAATTGGGTAAGGTTATATGGATCTATATTAATAGAATACATCCACGCCATTGCACAATTTATTGGTGCGTTCATAGCTCTACAACATATCGATGTACAGTTCATATGGTGGATAACCCCGTTTTTATTTTTAAGTGCAATTGTTCCAATGCTTATGGGGGGAAAAGTAAGAAATATTGCAAGTATTGCTCAAAAAAATCAATCAAGTGTTGTAGAGATGATGTCACAGTTTGTAAAAGGTATACAAGATTTACGTAGCTTACAAAAAGAAAAATGGGCAATTCATTTGTTTAAAGGAGTGACGGCACAATCTTATAAAACAGAAGTAAGGAAGACGATGATACAACATTGTATTGGGATAGTTGGAACGGTAATAGAAACAGGAGCATATATAGTTGTTCTTATTATAGGAGCAAAAAAAATAATAAAAGGGGATATGGAAGCCGGTTCGCTTGTGGCGGTATTAGCTACAATTGAGATGTTATTTTTTCCTGTTCGTTATGCAAGTGATTTATTAATGATGACACAAGTTGCTATTGCTTCGGCAAATCGAGTTTTTTGTTTTTTAAATATAGGAGCTGAATACAGAAATGTAGAGAGAGCGATGGGAATGAGATTAACAAATGTTTCATTTCAAGAGAACGTCGAAGAGAGATGTAGAATTAAAAATATTCATTTGCAAATTAATCCTGGTGAACTCGTCATTATTGTAGGAGAAAGTGGTGCAGGAAAAACAACGCTTTTAAAATTAATAACGGGTGTGTATAAACCATCTAACGGTAGCATTGTTTATTATGGTAATGGGGCTCGTATGACTACAGTGTGGCAAGAACCTCGTTTCTTTCGGACGACAATAAAAGAGAATATGTATTTCGGTGAAGAGTATTTAGAAAACCAGTTAGCAAAAAATATTGAACTTGTAAATGTGAAGCCGATTATTAGGGATTTACCTGAAGGGATTCAAACTGTACTACATAAAAGCGGTGAAGAGTTTTCGGGAGGAGAGAGAAAACGTCTTGCGTTATTGCGAGCGATTGTATCAAATCCGAATCTTATTATTTTAGATGAACCGACTGCGGGATTAGATCCGAGCAATCAAGAAGTGGTTTGGAATATGCTTAAAGGGCTAGGGGGGAATGTAACGAGAATTGTGACGACACATGATGTAGAGAATGCGATGATAGCGGATCGGGTGGTTGTTATGAATAATGGGAGTATTGTGGAATGTGGGGATCCTAGAGAATTATTAAATTGTAAGTCATTGTTTAAAGAGATGCTAATAAAAAGATAA
- a CDS encoding YmzC family protein, whose translation MIVLGEHPISKELRYIRICLVILVIVLLFFNGERVVEISTNHDSIENISTSNMTQIAENTFAIQEYNPSLSSERIVKIFKYNPDTNQLTLVKEFSTNDTESYTYQLNKSE comes from the coding sequence ATGATCGTTTTGGGAGAACACCCTATTAGTAAAGAACTTCGCTATATACGCATATGTTTAGTTATTTTAGTAATCGTTCTTTTATTTTTCAACGGTGAACGAGTCGTTGAAATTTCTACAAATCATGATTCCATAGAAAATATTTCCACCAGTAATATGACACAGATTGCTGAAAATACATTTGCTATTCAAGAATATAATCCATCACTAAGTAGCGAACGTATAGTCAAGATTTTCAAGTATAATCCGGATACAAATCAACTTACTCTAGTAAAAGAGTTTAGTACTAACGATACTGAGTCTTATACGTATCAACTTAATAAGAGTGAATAA
- a CDS encoding TlpA family protein disulfide reductase gives MWRKLTIIVVLLCLAGYAAYEQFGKEDQVMQEKPAKSEAAMKEIFARNGIEIGKSAPDFELAKIDGTNVKLSNLKGKKVILNFWATWCGPCQQEMPDMEAFYKEHKENVEILAINYTPSEKGGGEEKVRNFAKEKGITFPILLDKNIDVTTAYKVITIPTSYFIDTEGVIQDKFIGPMTQKEMEKRIAKLK, from the coding sequence ATGTGGCGGAAGCTTACCATTATTGTAGTGTTACTTTGTTTAGCGGGATATGCAGCTTATGAACAGTTTGGTAAAGAGGATCAAGTAATGCAAGAAAAGCCTGCCAAAAGTGAAGCTGCTATGAAAGAGATTTTCGCAAGGAACGGTATTGAAATTGGAAAGAGCGCACCAGATTTTGAATTAGCAAAGATAGATGGAACGAATGTAAAGTTATCCAATTTAAAAGGAAAGAAAGTTATTTTAAACTTTTGGGCAACGTGGTGTGGGCCTTGTCAGCAAGAAATGCCTGATATGGAGGCCTTTTATAAAGAACATAAAGAAAACGTAGAAATTTTAGCTATAAACTATACTCCTTCAGAAAAAGGAGGGGGAGAAGAAAAGGTAAGGAACTTCGCTAAAGAAAAAGGAATTACTTTTCCTATTTTATTGGACAAGAACATTGATGTGACAACAGCGTATAAAGTAATTACCATTCCAACTTCTTATTTTATTGATACAGAAGGTGTCATTCAAGATAAGTTCATTGGACCGATGACGCAAAAAGAGATGGAGAAACGGATTGCTAAATTAAAATAA
- a CDS encoding 3'-5' exonuclease encodes MGNISLPLDYVVIDFETTGFNPYNDKIIQVAAVKYHNHELVDQFVSYVNPELSIPDRITSLTGITNYRVSDAPTIEEVLPLFLAFLHTNVIVAHNASFDMRFLKSNVNMLGLPEPKNNVIDTVFLAKKYMKHAPNHKLETLKRMLGIRLSSHNAFDDCITCAAVYQKCAAVEEEGKRKANKEVLDETAVFEAVKEMLVRNKRDIEWIRCMNVGSYLDIKAFYPIIRLKVKGRKKYVLTEKMEDDVREICTSLTHEAALKSEIGNTRIMIDSVEDILKLESYIVAEYDSVLRALDEYRANKVNADEEIKKYLNTMV; translated from the coding sequence GTGGGGAATATATCCTTACCGTTAGATTATGTTGTAATTGATTTTGAAACAACAGGATTTAACCCTTATAATGATAAAATTATTCAAGTCGCAGCAGTGAAATATCATAATCATGAACTAGTAGATCAATTTGTTTCCTATGTGAATCCAGAGCTTTCAATTCCGGACCGAATAACGAGTTTAACAGGTATTACAAATTATCGTGTTTCAGATGCACCGACGATTGAAGAAGTATTACCTTTATTTTTAGCATTTTTACATACAAATGTTATTGTCGCTCATAATGCATCTTTTGATATGCGTTTTTTAAAAAGTAATGTAAATATGCTTGGACTACCTGAGCCTAAAAATAACGTTATTGATACTGTGTTTTTAGCGAAAAAATATATGAAGCATGCGCCTAATCATAAACTTGAAACGTTAAAACGAATGCTTGGAATTCGATTAAGTTCTCATAATGCATTTGACGACTGTATTACGTGTGCGGCTGTTTATCAAAAATGTGCAGCGGTTGAAGAAGAAGGAAAAAGAAAAGCGAATAAGGAAGTACTTGATGAAACAGCGGTATTTGAAGCAGTAAAAGAAATGCTTGTACGAAATAAACGTGATATTGAGTGGATTCGTTGTATGAATGTTGGGAGTTATTTAGATATAAAAGCCTTTTACCCAATTATAAGGTTAAAGGTCAAAGGGCGAAAGAAATATGTGTTAACAGAAAAAATGGAAGACGATGTAAGAGAAATTTGTACGAGCTTAACACACGAGGCAGCATTGAAAAGTGAGATTGGCAACACGAGAATTATGATTGACAGTGTAGAGGACATTTTGAAGCTAGAGAGCTACATTGTAGCAGAATACGATTCTGTATTACGAGCGCTGGATGAATATAGAGCAAATAAAGTAAATGCGGATGAAGAAATTAAAAAATATTTAAATACGATGGTGTAA
- a CDS encoding FbpB family small basic protein, with translation MRRSRRRSFEELVNENKQQLLSDRDAMDRIEKRIEKRYEMKLFKQAE, from the coding sequence ATGAGAAGAAGTCGCCGTAGATCGTTTGAAGAACTTGTAAATGAAAATAAACAACAATTATTAAGCGATCGTGATGCAATGGATCGAATTGAAAAACGAATTGAAAAACGTTATGAAATGAAACTTTTTAAGCAGGCTGAATAA
- the sspN gene encoding acid-soluble spore protein SspN, whose product MGNPKKNSKDFAPNQIGTQSKKAGGNKGKQMQDQTGKQPIVDNG is encoded by the coding sequence ATGGGTAATCCGAAAAAGAATTCAAAAGACTTTGCACCAAATCAAATTGGAACACAATCGAAAAAAGCTGGTGGCAACAAAGGAAAGCAAATGCAAGACCAAACTGGCAAACAACCAATTGTTGATAACGGTTAA
- a CDS encoding glycosyl hydrolase family 18 protein: MIQIVTVRSGDSVYGLASKYGSTPEEIVKDNGLNPAETLVVGQALIVNTKGNNYYVQPGDSLYRISQTYNVPLASLAKVNNLSLKSILHVGQQLYIPKGTKRAVESIAYLQPSTIPIKESLVNATRAINPFLTYLAYFSFEAKRDGTLKEPTETAKIANIATQGNTIPMLVITNIENGNFSADLTSVILRDATIQNKFITNILQTAEKYGMRDIHFDFESVAPEDREAYNRFLRNVKTRLPSGYTLSTTLVPKTSSNQKGKFFEAHDYKAQGQIVDFVVIMTYDWGWQGGPPMAISPIGPVKEVLQYAKSQMPPQKIMMGQNLYGFDWKLPFKQGNPPAKAVSSVAAVALARKYNVPIRYDFTAQAPHFNYFDENGVQHEVWFEDSRSIQSKFNLMKEQGIGGISYWKIGLPFPQNWRLLVENFTITKKG, translated from the coding sequence ATGATCCAAATTGTAACTGTTCGTAGCGGTGATAGTGTTTATGGTTTAGCATCAAAGTACGGATCTACACCTGAAGAAATTGTAAAAGACAATGGACTAAATCCAGCTGAAACACTCGTTGTTGGTCAGGCACTTATCGTTAATACAAAAGGCAATAATTATTATGTACAGCCAGGTGACAGCCTTTATCGAATTTCTCAAACGTATAACGTCCCTCTCGCCAGTTTAGCTAAAGTTAATAACCTTTCATTAAAATCTATTCTCCATGTCGGACAGCAATTATATATACCGAAAGGAACAAAACGAGCAGTAGAATCCATTGCTTATTTACAGCCTTCAACAATACCGATAAAAGAAAGTTTAGTAAATGCTACACGTGCTATTAATCCATTTTTAACATATTTAGCCTACTTCAGCTTTGAAGCAAAAAGAGACGGCACTTTAAAAGAACCGACGGAAACAGCGAAAATCGCTAATATTGCAACGCAAGGTAACACCATCCCTATGCTCGTTATTACAAATATTGAAAATGGAAATTTCAGTGCCGATCTGACCTCGGTTATTTTACGCGATGCAACAATTCAAAACAAGTTTATTACTAACATTTTGCAAACAGCTGAAAAATATGGCATGCGAGACATTCATTTCGATTTCGAGAGTGTGGCACCTGAAGATCGCGAAGCGTATAATCGTTTTTTACGAAATGTGAAAACACGATTACCTAGCGGGTACACATTAAGTACAACACTTGTACCGAAAACGAGCTCAAATCAAAAAGGGAAATTTTTTGAGGCTCACGATTATAAAGCACAAGGACAAATTGTTGATTTCGTCGTCATTATGACATACGACTGGGGTTGGCAAGGTGGACCACCGATGGCGATTTCCCCTATTGGTCCTGTAAAAGAAGTACTTCAATATGCAAAATCTCAAATGCCCCCACAAAAAATTATGATGGGGCAAAATTTATATGGATTTGATTGGAAACTCCCTTTCAAACAAGGGAACCCACCCGCAAAAGCAGTTAGCTCTGTCGCAGCTGTTGCACTTGCTCGTAAATACAATGTTCCTATCCGCTATGATTTCACAGCCCAAGCTCCACATTTTAATTACTTTGATGAAAACGGCGTACAACACGAGGTTTGGTTTGAAGATTCGAGGTCTATTCAAAGTAAATTCAATTTAATGAAAGAACAAGGCATTGGCGGTATTAGTTACTGGAAGATCGGTCTACCATTCCCACAAAATTGGCGTTTACTCGTTGAAAACTTTACAATTACGAAAAAAGGCTGA
- a CDS encoding acyl-CoA thioesterase, with the protein MFVAEHEVEIRYAETDQMGVVYHSNYLVWLELGRTKLIQELGFSYVEMEKEGIISPVLDLQISYRKAMRYGEKAIVKTWVDTVSPLRVVYGYEIYNGDGELCITASTTNICAKKEGFRPVSFKKLYPEWYAKYEEIKKK; encoded by the coding sequence ATGTTTGTAGCAGAACATGAAGTTGAAATCCGCTATGCGGAAACAGACCAGATGGGTGTTGTTTACCATTCAAACTATTTAGTGTGGCTAGAACTTGGGCGCACTAAACTTATACAAGAATTAGGATTTTCATATGTTGAAATGGAGAAAGAGGGAATTATTTCTCCTGTATTAGACTTGCAAATTTCATATCGTAAAGCGATGCGTTACGGAGAAAAAGCTATTGTGAAAACGTGGGTTGATACTGTGAGCCCGCTCCGCGTTGTATATGGATATGAAATTTATAATGGTGATGGCGAACTTTGTATTACTGCAAGCACGACGAATATTTGTGCGAAAAAAGAAGGGTTCCGCCCTGTATCATTTAAAAAATTATATCCTGAGTGGTATGCGAAATATGAGGAAATTAAAAAGAAATAA
- a CDS encoding HesB/YadR/YfhF family protein, with the protein MNLSVTKEAAQWYKNELNLQSGETIRLFVQYGGCSTVQKGLSLGIRKDDPAHPAVQTQEEGINFFIEGDDEWFFDGHNLLVTLNDGDDFPQFNYEK; encoded by the coding sequence ATGAATCTTTCCGTAACAAAAGAAGCAGCACAATGGTATAAAAACGAATTAAACTTACAATCGGGTGAAACAATCCGCCTTTTCGTACAATACGGCGGTTGCAGTACTGTGCAAAAAGGACTTTCTTTAGGTATTCGTAAAGATGACCCTGCGCACCCTGCTGTTCAAACTCAAGAAGAAGGTATTAACTTCTTTATTGAAGGCGATGATGAGTGGTTCTTCGATGGACATAATTTATTAGTTACACTTAACGACGGTGATGATTTCCCTCAATTTAATTATGAAAAATAA